Proteins encoded in a region of the Nocardia asteroides genome:
- a CDS encoding VOC family protein, with amino-acid sequence MTANKRVGQLRSVVLDCPEPRKLARFYQELLGGDLLEDEDDDWVVLVETSDRRIAFQTAPQYKPPRFPDPEASQQIHFDVLVDDIAEAEPAALALGATLVQAETGGAFRVYADPVGHTFCLVWLPGAAAGLGGVLKVAAADLLCGRWCSVLMSRCGAQA; translated from the coding sequence ATGACTGCGAACAAGAGGGTCGGACAATTGCGTAGCGTCGTGCTGGACTGCCCCGAACCGCGCAAACTCGCCAGGTTCTACCAAGAGTTGCTCGGGGGAGACCTGCTCGAGGACGAGGACGACGACTGGGTGGTTCTGGTCGAGACCTCGGATAGGCGCATCGCCTTTCAGACCGCGCCGCAATACAAACCGCCGCGTTTTCCCGATCCCGAGGCGTCCCAGCAGATCCATTTCGACGTGTTGGTGGACGATATCGCGGAGGCCGAGCCTGCCGCGCTCGCTCTGGGCGCGACGCTCGTCCAAGCCGAAACCGGCGGAGCGTTCCGCGTGTACGCCGACCCCGTGGGGCACACTTTCTGCCTGGTCTGGCTCCCGGGCGCCGCAGCCGGCCTAGGGGGTGTCCTCAAAGTTGCTGCGGCGGATCTGCTTTGTGGCCGGTGGTGTTCTGTTTTGATGTCGCGTTGTGGTGCGCAGGCATGA